The Drosophila biarmipes strain raj3 chromosome 2L, RU_DBia_V1.1, whole genome shotgun sequence genome has a window encoding:
- the LOC108032770 gene encoding short neuropeptide F produces MFHLKRQLSQGCALALICLVTLQMQQPTQAEVSPVQGTPLSNLYDNLLQREYAGPVVFPNHQVERKAQRSPSLRLRFGRSDPDMLNNIVEKRWFGDVNQKPIRSPSLRLRFGRRDPNLPQMRRTAYDDLLERELTLNSQQQQQQLGSEGDSDLSADYDGLYERVVRKPQRLRWGRSVPQFDTNNADNEQMERSQWYNSVLNSDKMRRMLMALQQYESPENVASYANDEDTDADLNNDASEFQREIRKPMRLRWGRSTGKAPSEQKHTPEETSSAPPKAQN; encoded by the exons ATGTTTCATTTGAAACGCCAACTGAGTCAAGGCTGTGCCCTGGCCCTTATCTGCCTGGTGACTCTCCAGATGCAGCAGCCCACCCAGGCGGAGGTGTCTCCAGTTCAAG GCACTCCCCTGAGCAATCTATATGATAATCTGCTGCAGCGCGAATACGCCGGTCCCGTGGTCTTTCCCAATCATCAGGTGGAACGCAAGGCCCAGCGTTCGCCCTCGCTGCGGCTCCGGTTCGGACGCAGTGATCCGGATATGCTGAACAACATTGTGGAGAAGCGTTGGTTCGGCGATGTCAACCAGAAGCCCATAAGGTCGCCCTCCCTGCGTCTGCGCTTTGGCAGGCGGGATCCCAATTTGCCGCAGATGCGACGGACCGCCTACGATGACCTCCTGGAGCGGGAACTCACCCTcaacagccagcagcagcagcagcaattggGCTCCGAGGGGGACTCCGATCTGAGTGCAGACTACGATGGTCTCTACGAGCGGGTGGTGCGAAAGCCACAGCGTCTTCGCTGGGGACGCAGTGTTCCTCAGTTTGATACAAACAATGCTGATAATGAACAG ATGGAACGCTCGCAGTGGTACAACTCGGTGTTGAACTCGGACAAAATGCGCCGGATGCTTATGGCCCTGCAGCAATATGAATCACCAGAAAACGTGGCCAGCTATGCCAACGACGAGGACACCGATGCGGACCTCAATAACGATGCATCCGAGTTCCAGCGAGAGATCCGTAAACCCATGCGTTTGCGATGGGGACGAAGCACTGGAAAAGCTCCCTCGGAACAGAAG CACACTCCCGAGGAAACTTCATCGGCCCCACCCAAGGCACAAAACTAA